A window of Bacillus sp. DX3.1 genomic DNA:
TTTCAATACGGAGCGTCAAATACATGGAATCAGTTACAAAAAAAGCGGGTTGAAATACAAAAGCTGCTTCTTAAATACGAAGCAGCTTTTTTAATTCCTTTGCATATGTACGGCTCACCGGCACTTTTGATTCGTCTTTCATAATTAAATTATAGGTGGAATTAAACCAAGGTTGTATTTCAGAAATATGATTGATATTCACAATAAAACTACGGTGGACACGCATAAAGCTTGTTTGTGGCAATTTCTTCTCTAAAATAACCAATGTATCGTGCGTTACATATGTATCATGCATTGTCTTTACAATCACCTTTCCATCTACGAGTCCTGCATAGACAATATCACCTATACTTACTAGCACAATGGATTCTTCTATTGGAAGGGCAAGCTTGTGCATCCCATTTGCTGCATCTGGCGCTTGCACCTCTTGCTTTTTTGCCGTTTCACTTTGCTTTTGTTTCTTATATTTTTTCAGCGTCTGTGCAATTCGTTCTTCATCAAATGGTTTTAAAATATAGTCTAGCGCATCTACCTCAAATGCTTGCAATGCATATTGATCATACGCTGTTGCAAACACAATAGCCGGTGGGTTCTTCATTTTCTTTAATATATTTGCAATTTCAAATCCGTTATCATCCGAAAGCTGAATATCTAAAAAGACAAGATCTGGCTTACTATCCATTAGCTTTTCTAACGCATCTTCTACACAGTCCGCCTCCTCGATTACATCGACTTCTTTCGTTCGCTCTAATAAATATTTCAACTCGTCCCTTGCTAGCATTTCATCATCTACTACTAATACTTTTAACACCACTCTCTTCCTCCTCTATTCTTTGAATCGGAACCGTAAAAGAAATCTCTGTCCCTTTGTCTACTCCACTAGCAATATGAAGCGTTATATCTTTCCCAAACAATCCTATTAACCGTTGATTAATATTATATAAGGCCGTCCCCGTTCCTTTTTTCGACGGTACCACGGCTTTCCCTAATTGCTCTAAACGTTTTTGTTCAATTCCCTGCCCATTATCTTTCACCTTAAAATGAACCATACCCTGATCAGTATAGGCATGAACTTCTACTTGGCATATTGGCTGTTTCTTTGGAAAAGCATGGCGAAGTGCATTTTCTACTAACAATTGCAGTACAAATGGAGGCAACAAAATCGTATTTAAGCCTTCTCCAATATATGTTTTCACCTCATACTTATTTGGAAATCTTGCTTGCTCTAATGATAAATACGCATGTACATGATTCAGCTCTTGCTCAAGTGGAATGAGAAGCTGACGTGCACCTTGTAAATTACAGCGGAAGTATACGCTAAGCTGCAATAAAAGTTTTCTCGCCTTTTCTACATCTGTACGACATAAAGCCGACACCGTATTGATTGCATTAAATAGAAAATGCGGGTTAATTTGTGCTTGTAGCGCTTTTATTTCTGCATCCTGAAGCAACTTACTCTGCAATTCGGCTTCTCCTAATTCAAGCTGCGTAGAAAAGATTTTTGCTAATCCTTCTGCTAGTTCTTCTTCCACACGACTTAATCGGTTTGAATTTTCAAAATACAGCTTTAATGTCCCAATCGTATTCCCATGTGATGTTAACGGAATTACAATAGCAGCTTGCAATGGGCACCCTTCATGCTGGCAATTAATCTCCTGCCGTGATTTCGCTTTCATAATTTTTCCGGTCTTTAACACTTCCTTTGACAACCCCGTAATTAAGCTATGGGAAGGAATATGGTGATCAGATGCTAAACCAACATGTGCTAATATTTTTTCTGTATCTGTTAAAGATACCGCATCTGTTCCCGTAAAGCGATGGATAATCTGTGCCACATGCTTACAAGACTCTTCTGTTAACCCACGGCGGAAATAAGGAAGTGTTTTATCAGCAATACGTAACACTTTATGTGTTTGTAATGCTTTTGCATTTTCCTCTTGGCGCAAAATGGCTTGTACCATAGAAAGTAAAATAAAACTACCAAAACTGTTTACAAGAATCATTGGAATCGCAATCGTTTTTACAATATTCCAGCCATCCTCGACAATACAAAGAATCATCACCATTTCTAAAGATACAATCAGGACACTTAAAACCGCCGAAAACTTAGGTGTTATCACACGGTTATATTTTTGATAAATAAGACCAATATAGCCAGTAATAATTCCAGCTAAAATAGAAGAAATTGCACAACTAAGGGCTGTCGTTCCTCCCAGCATATAGCGGTGAATTCCAGCGATAAATCCAACTCCCACTCCGACAACTGGTCCACCAAGTAAACCACTGATCCCAACACCCATAATACGCGTATTTGCAATTGTACTAGATGAAGAAACGCCTTGCAGCCAGTTTTCGTTCATAATCGTATTCCCTGCAATTTCAATCCCTGTATAATTGCTTACAATTGTAAATAACGAAAAAATACAAATGAGCATAAGATTATCTTTATATCCACTTTGTTTATGAAGAAGGCGTCTGAATATTTTAATATGCGAAAGTAAAAAACCTAAAATAACAATTAAA
This region includes:
- a CDS encoding LytTR family transcriptional regulator DNA-binding domain-containing protein, whose product is MLKVLVVDDEMLARDELKYLLERTKEVDVIEEADCVEDALEKLMDSKPDLVFLDIQLSDDNGFEIANILKKMKNPPAIVFATAYDQYALQAFEVDALDYILKPFDEERIAQTLKKYKKQKQSETAKKQEVQAPDAANGMHKLALPIEESIVLVSIGDIVYAGLVDGKVIVKTMHDTYVTHDTLVILEKKLPQTSFMRVHRSFIVNINHISEIQPWFNSTYNLIMKDESKVPVSRTYAKELKKLLRI
- a CDS encoding sensor histidine kinase, with translation MLDLLLMMIERVGLIVILGFLLSHIKIFRRLLHKQSGYKDNLMLICIFSLFTIVSNYTGIEIAGNTIMNENWLQGVSSSSTIANTRIMGVGISGLLGGPVVGVGVGFIAGIHRYMLGGTTALSCAISSILAGIITGYIGLIYQKYNRVITPKFSAVLSVLIVSLEMVMILCIVEDGWNIVKTIAIPMILVNSFGSFILLSMVQAILRQEENAKALQTHKVLRIADKTLPYFRRGLTEESCKHVAQIIHRFTGTDAVSLTDTEKILAHVGLASDHHIPSHSLITGLSKEVLKTGKIMKAKSRQEINCQHEGCPLQAAIVIPLTSHGNTIGTLKLYFENSNRLSRVEEELAEGLAKIFSTQLELGEAELQSKLLQDAEIKALQAQINPHFLFNAINTVSALCRTDVEKARKLLLQLSVYFRCNLQGARQLLIPLEQELNHVHAYLSLEQARFPNKYEVKTYIGEGLNTILLPPFVLQLLVENALRHAFPKKQPICQVEVHAYTDQGMVHFKVKDNGQGIEQKRLEQLGKAVVPSKKGTGTALYNINQRLIGLFGKDITLHIASGVDKGTEISFTVPIQRIEEEESGVKSISSR